In one Uloborus diversus isolate 005 unplaced genomic scaffold, Udiv.v.3.1 scaffold_12, whole genome shotgun sequence genomic region, the following are encoded:
- the LOC129232459 gene encoding very long-chain specific acyl-CoA dehydrogenase, mitochondrial-like, whose protein sequence is MFKSFRRFLWSRKSVTGLFTKNRPKKIWEEKIDASKSFVMSLFKSCPEIAQVFPFPNVMQARDKENLEAMVNTANKFLVEMNDAAKNDERSKFGETALKKLAELGFCGLQVPEQYGGLGLSSTQYARLIQEIGGFDLALGVTLGAHQAIGFKGILLYGNDDQKKKYLPPLAAGKRIAAFCLTEKESGSDVKVLKSRAIPSPDKTHFILNGSKLWITNGGIADIFTVFAQVPVETPSGIAERMTAFIVERGFGGVKSGKPEQKMGIKASNTTEVFFDDCKIPSDNIIGEIGDGFKIAMNIVNSGRFGMAAILSGTMKAAIAEATKHAANRLQFGRLICHFGAIQEKIVRMCMAQYTAESMAYMIAGNMDKNCADFHLEAAITKIFASEAAWYVVDEAIQILGGNGYMTASGLERVLRDLRVFRIFEGTNEVLRVFVALSGFKYAREHFEHFQELTKSPSKGTGLVLKIIAKLLKRTWGLDGQRFAKTIHPDLEDSAHLLSKCINEFGDTSELLLAEQGKNITNNQFLLTRITNSVIDVYAMACVLSRATYALNESVPSAAYEGKMAKLICTEASERIFQNSKILRSSDKLTNFKQISSLAEDIVKFGGVIQCSPLEV, encoded by the coding sequence ATGTTTAAATCTTTCAGACGTTTTCTTTGGAGCAGAAAAAGCGTAACAGGGTTATTTACTAAGAATAGACCTAAGAAAATATGGGAAGAAAAAATCGACGCTTCAAAATCATTTGTAATGAGCCTTTTTAAAAGCTGTCCAGAAATCGCGCAAGTTTTCCCATTTCCCAATGTTATGCAGGCTAGAGACAAGGAAAATTTGGAAGCGATGGTCAATACCGCCAATAAATTTCTTGTGGAAATGAACGATGCAGCCAAAAACGACGAACGAAGCAAATTTGGCGAGACTGCATTGAAAAAACTCGCCGAGTTAGGATTTTGCGGTTTGCAAGTACCAGAGCAATATGGAGGACTTGGCTTATCAAGCACACAGTATGCGAGGTTGATTCAAGAGATTGGCGGGTTTGATTTGGCACTTGGCGTTACTCTTGGCGCTCATCAAGCGATAGGCTTTAAAGGTATATTGTTATACGGGAATGATGATCAGAAGAAGAAGTATTTACCGCCGTTGGCGGCAGGAAAGCGAATTGCTGCGTTCTGTTTGACGGAAAAGGAAAGTGGTTCAGATGTTAAAGTTCTGAAATCTCGTGCAATCCCGTCTCCAGATAAAACGCATTTTATACTAAATGGAAGCAAGCTTTGGATTACCAATGGCGGTATCGCTGATATTTTCACCGTCTTTGCCCAAGTTCCCGTTGAAACACCTTCTGGAATTGCAGAGAGGATGACAGCGTTCATTGTCGAGCGTGGTTTCGGTGGCGTCAAAAGTGGCAAACCTGAGCAGAAAATGGGGATCAAGGCATCCAACACCACAGAAGTCTTCTTCGATGACTGCAAAATCCCCAGCGATAATATCATCGGCGAGATCGGAGACGGGTTTAAGATTGCAATGAACATCGTGAACAGCGGAAGATTCGGAATGGCGGCAATTTTGTCTGGTACCATGAAAGCTGCCATAGCAGAAGCGACGAAGCATGCCGCTAACAGACTTCAATTCGGAAGACTCATTTGTCATTTCGGCGCCATACAAGAGAAGATTGTAAGGATGTGTATGGCTCAATACACTGCAGAATCGATGGCTTACATGATAGCAGGCAACATGGACAAAAACTGTGCAGATTTTCACTTGGAAGCCGCCATTACCAAGATCTTTGCTTCTGAAGCAGCTTGGTACGTCGTAGATGAAGCCATTCAAATTTTAGGTGGAAATGGCTACATGACAGCTTCTGGTCTGGAACGGGTGCTTCGTGATCTGAGGGTGTTTCGAATATTTGAAGGAACGAACGAAGTTCTGCGAGTTTTCGTCGCTCTCTCTGGTTTCAAGTACGCAAGAGAACATTTCGAACACTTTCAGGAGTTGACTAAAAGTCCTTCGAAGGGAACTGGATTGGTGCTCAAAATTATTGCAAAGCTTTTGAAAAGAACGTGGGGTTTGGATGGTCAACGCTTTGCTAAAACCATCCATCCTGATCTAGAAGATTCCGCGCACTTGCTGTCGAAATGTATAAATGAATTCGGTGACACCAGCGAGCTGTTGCTCGCTGAACAAGGGAAAAACATTACTAATAATCAGTTTTTGCTCACAAGAATCACCAATTCTGTGATTGACGTCTACGCCATGGCATGTGTTCTTTCTCGTGCCACATACGCATTGAATGAATCCGTTCCTTCCGCTGCATATGAAGGGAAAATGGCAAAACTGATATGCACCGAGGCATCAGAGAGAATCTTTCAGAACTCAAAAATTCTGAGGTCTAGTgataaattaaccaattttaaacaaattagttCACTTGCTGAAGATATTGTAAAATTTGGGGGAGTCATACAGTGCAGCCCTTTGGAAGTGTAA